The genomic interval GAGGAGAACCGCTTACACCACAAAATATTGCTGGCTATGTGGCACAAATGACAGCAGGAATTTGTAGGCGTGAGTACGAAAAAATTAAAGCAAAAAAAAATCCCACCAAAGGTGAGAAAATTTATTTGCGTTATGGTCTAACGGGGGTTCGAGGTGAAGCAGAAGCGGGGTTCCCGAGTGTACTTAAGTATTCTTATCCGGTACTCGAACAATGTTTGTGCAGCGGAATTTCAGGAAATGAAAGTATGCTGCAAGCTTATCTTGTCTTAGCTAGTTCTGTAGATGATACCAATGTTTTAGGACGGCATAATCGCGAAATGTCGGCCTATTTAAAAACAAAAATGAGAGAAGTACTTGAAGCTGGCGGTGCCTTGAAAAAAGAGAATATTGCAGTATTGCAGGTGTTGGATGAGGAGTTTATTATAAAGAATATCAGTCCGGGAGGCTGTGCTGATTTGCTGGCATTGACGATCTTT from Massilibacillus massiliensis carries:
- the citG gene encoding triphosphoribosyl-dephospho-CoA synthase CitG; the protein is MLVLPEEIGRLAVQAILYEVAVTPKPGLVDRYSAGAHQDMDYFSFLASATALMPYFTQFAKKGIEGKADAPQALFQTIRAVGVEAEHCMFDATGGVNTHKGAIFSIGLACVASGVLAARGEPLTPQNIAGYVAQMTAGICRREYEKIKAKKNPTKGEKIYLRYGLTGVRGEAEAGFPSVLKYSYPVLEQCLCSGISGNESMLQAYLVLASSVDDTNVLGRHNREMSAYLKTKMREVLEAGGALKKENIAVLQVLDEEFIIKNISPGGCADLLALTIFLFSLAHPSWRYRVMVRHAVDR